A single genomic interval of Lathyrus oleraceus cultivar Zhongwan6 chromosome 7, CAAS_Psat_ZW6_1.0, whole genome shotgun sequence harbors:
- the LOC127105154 gene encoding U-box domain-containing protein 27 encodes MVRDDLYITVPSLFRCPISLDVMKSPVSLCTGVTYDRSSIQRWLDNGNNTCPATMQILQTKDFIPNRTLQRLIQIWSDSVRDRVDSPDSHLSGDSFDKRDQLLVALTDLESGSENRFESLEKIVRFAKDSEENSVFLAKTEGFVALLVGFLDNVDGGVERSVELLEQVVIALDLVLSKIENRESILKNQKEREGESVDSLLLVLKQGSCESKIASVRVLKSIADDNESKLLIAEKEGLLSQLLNLITPEKDVNLIENSLSCLVAISTPKRNKAKLIHHGAVKVFSNLLPSNLSVSGTENVLKLLETVSSTKEGRSEICEAPSCVAAIANKVLKVSTVATEHAVTILWSVCYLFRDQKAQEAVTKANGLTKILLLMQSNCTPHVRQMSVDLLKIFRVNSKSCLSSYDTKTTHIMPF; translated from the coding sequence ATGGTGAGAGACGATTTATACATCACGGTTCCGAGTTTATTCCGGTGTCCTATATCGCTTGACGTGATGAAATCTCCGGTGAGTCTCTGCACCGGAGTTACTTACGACCGTTCAAGCATCCAACGCTGGCTGGATAACGGTAACAATACTTGTCCGGCCACTATGCAGATTCTTCAAACAAAGGATTTCATACCTAACCGCACCTTACAGAGGCTCATCCAGATCTGGTCCGATTCAGTCCGCGACCGAGTCGACTCGCCCGATTCTCATCTTTCCGGCGACTCGTTTGATAAACGTGATCAGCTACTTGTTGCTTTGACCGATTTGGAGTCCGGTAGCGAGAACCGGTTCGAGTCACTTGAGAAAATCGTACGGTTCGCTAAAGATTCCGAAGAGAATAGTGTTTTTCTGGCTAAAACGGAAGGCTTCGTGGCGTTGTTGGTAGGTTTTCTTGATAATGTTGACGGTGGAGTGGAACGGAGTGTGGAATTGCTTGAACAGGTTGTTATTGCGTTGGATTTGGTTCTGAGTAAAATAGAGAATCGCGAGTCGATTCTGAAGAACCAGAAGGAGAGGGAAGGAGAGAGTGTAGATTCTTTGCTTCTTGTTTTGAAACAAGGAAGCTGTGAATCGAAGATTGCATCGGTTAGGGTTTTGAAATCAATAGCCGATGACAATGAATCGAAGCTTCTTATAGCGGAGAAAGAAGGTTTATTATCTCAATTGCTCAATCTAATCACGCCGGAGAAAGATGTAAACCTAATCGAGAACTCACTCTCGTGTCTGGTGGCAATTTCGACGCCGAAGCGGAACAAAGCTAAATTGATTCATCACGGAGCAGTGAAAGTATTCTCGAACCTTCTACCATCGAACTTGAGCGTTTCGGGGACGGAGAACGTGTTGAAACTACTTGAAACGGTGTCATCGACGAAGGAAGGGAGGTCGGAGATATGCGAAGCGCCGTCGTGCGTGGCGGCGATAGCAAACAAAGTATTAAAAGTTTCCACCGTGGCGACGGAGCACGCGGTTACGATATTATGGAGTGTTTGTTATTTGTTTCGTGATCAGAAAGCGCAAGAAGCAGTTACGAAAGCTAACGGATTGACGAAGATTTTACTTCTGATGCAGAGTAATTGCACGCCACATGTTCGTCAAATGTCTGTGGATTTGCTTAAGATATTTCGTGTTAATTCTAAGTCGTGTCTTTCTTCGTATGACACTAAAACGACTCATATTATGCCATTTTGA